In Aegilops tauschii subsp. strangulata cultivar AL8/78 chromosome 3, Aet v6.0, whole genome shotgun sequence, one genomic interval encodes:
- the LOC109739225 gene encoding uncharacterized protein isoform X1, whose amino-acid sequence MALADLNFDMGQDFAAEVWRKWGVPINYEEGKDMEEFILVAEFTRSRIRLTVESVATILLSCFGGRASLFKVQLLQNWSFRFSVSSKEVGFSIIKGGNISLPLLNINFLLWGSGGPNSSWELDQYLQEKEDAWTHVFRDHPRKSYLQALRTPTSYIQHAPTPIRSPARSHQQHTVHPSDRDRRPEPFKDSYERAGNPPIQTAFNGLYCVRCLMHGHLRPSCTNRIKCRNCKRWGHIARDCFSAKQPSSSPILQPTRHPTLPSQPTSNATPNLMIPRQITTVAANETNQLVRGSVITPAYQENRGDASISAGADIRHYNPATPSIAQRLRAATIQDSAHSPPLRLAIHSSSPSSAQSMAAFPFDPSPFIPTGHHRVDVAGRPARIRILTGAVPAAHEEWAIATIVPMPNLPVQFATVREVLSEFLTDVKHLRFSEISPCPFGQAYIKFDSVFDRDELVNSSPHPFTDVHVIFEKHNQGLNWRKLNLSREVWILLCGFPLDRRSIHEISNAISKFGKFVMWDRNRSTRANLMVKIKVEELRDIPSSIAIGEGDDTATLSVPVVILQDTSLGREAPDEDPIPAFGNPHPVPAQAHFHQNQHNHFLGPLQFHEQDAVQAPVQNPILDLQLGIQVDEEEDMAELPGWGHWAMPAEQELADQELHDGEFLHLHDLMEPMEEKYVHPEVEQLPANSNVTVSDVPPNISAETANSVVGPLAPLDPLLPDLNADIGQTGPEEPVGPIMAQDLPTVAVLEEMNLAVQPLEDLHLSAILNNHSVALISHMVDPMHFESSMPPKPNLINEVVNSDELVKPLVEAFTVEAAQLEATLPVLQNQVAPIISREDINPTMQSHPPVTNQHNDYSAHMMLTQSDPMNYAEGQGESSSSDVSAPPGFPIPMFKSDHLIISETGLPSPTVHEIAIGTAEKYLGKEGAQIWSKHFAPTATSKDIIQVPVDWVNFLSVTFLSPEKYEWAKQFITSKVWDIISQSKKEELCLPFALPNSCPDSSTLSGILVTSQDQENTPSVLCGSQDIMSSSTSAIHHNRKRKDKGPLVETEVNAQETTEEKLTTKIKKPKVAAKAKEGTSKSKEGGNMSKEGTISAKSGQ is encoded by the exons ATGGCTCTCGCGGATCTGAACTTCGACATGGGTCAAGATTTTGCCGCTGAAGTGTGGAGGAAATGGGGAGTACCCATCAACTATGAAGAAGGTAAAGATATGGAGGAATTCATTTTAGTTGCTGAGTTCACCCGTTCGCGAATCAGGCTCACGGTGGAATCTGTTGCCACGATCCTCCTGTCCTGTTTCGGTGGCCGGGCATCCCTGTTCAAGGTTCAATTGCTTCAAAATTGGTCTTTTCGGTTCTCGGTTTCATCCAAAGAAGTTGGTTTCTCTATCATAAAAGGAGGTAACATCTCTCTACCTCTTCTCAATATCAACTTTCTCCTATGGGGATCTGGAGGCCCTAATTCTTCCTGGGAACTTGATCAATATCTCCAAGAGAAGGAAGATGCATGGACTCATGTCTTCCGTGATCACCCTAGAAAATCTTACCTTCAGGCTCTTCGTACACCCACTTCGTACATCCAGCATGCTCCCACCCCGATCAGATCTCCAGCTCGATCACACCAGCAGCATACAGTTCATCCTTCCGACCGTGATCGTCGCCCGGAACCATTCAAGGATAGTTATGAGAGGGCGGGCAATCCGCCCATTCAAACCgcgtttaatgggctttactgcGTCAGGTGCCTCATGCATGGTCATCTCAGGCCCAGCTGCACTAATAGGATTAAATGTAGAAACTGTAAGCGTTGGGGCCACATCGCCCGGGACTGTTTCTCTGCTAAACAGCCCAGCTCAAGCCCAATCCTACAGCCCACTAGGCACCCCACCCTGCCGTCTCAGCCCACATCCAACGCGACACCGAATCTAATGATTCCGAGGCAAATCACCACTGTTGCCGCGAATGAGACTAATCAGCTAGTCAGAGGGTCAGTCATTACCCCTGCCTACCAAGAGAACAGAGGAGACGCCTCGATTTCCGCCGGAGCGGACATCCGCCATTACAATCCTGCCACTCCATCCATCGCCCAAAGATTGAGAGCTGCGACCATCCAAGACAGTGCTCATTCCCCTCCTCTCCGCCTCGCAATCCACTCTTCTTCCCCCTCATCCGCACAATCCATGGCGGCCTTCCCGTTCGACCCGAGCCCCTTCATCCCTACCGGTCACCACCGCGTCGACGTCGCGGGTAGGCCGGCGCGCATTCGTATCCTGACTGGAGCGGTACCAGCGGCGCATGAAGAATGGGCCATTGCTACCATCGTGCCGATGCCCAACCTGCCGGTTCAGTTTGCTACTGTTCGCGAGGTACTCTCTGAGTTTCTTACTGATGTTAAGCACCTGAGATTTTCTGAGATTTCACCCTGCCCATTTGGACAAGCCTACATCAAGTTTGATAGTGTGTTTGATCGGGATGAATTAGTGAACAGCAGCCCGCACCCCTTCACTGATGTGCATGTCATTTTTGAGAAACATAATCAAGGACTGAATTGGCGCAAACTCAATCTTAGCAGAGAGGTGTGGATTTTGTTATGTGGATTTCCTTTGGACCGTCGCAGCATTCATGAGATTAGCAATGCTATCAGTAAGTTTGGCAAGTTTGTGATGTGGGATAGAAACAGGAGTACTCGGGCAAATCTTATGGTCAAAATAAAGGTGGAAGAACTGAGAGATATTCCTTCCAGCATCGCTATTGGAGAAGGAGATGATACTGCTACCCTCTCGGTACCTGTGGTGATTCTGCAAGACACTTCATTAGGAAGAGAAGCACCTGATGAGGACCCGATCCCTGCATTTGGTAACCCACACCCAGTCCCTGCTCAGGCTCATTTCCATCAGAACCAGCATAATCACTTTCTGGGACCACTGCAATTCCATGAGCAAGATGCAGTACAAGCACCAGTTCAGAACCCGATTTTGGATCTTCAGTTAGGAATTCAGGTTGATGAGGAGGAGGATATGGCGGAGCTTCCTGGATGGGGACACTGGGCCATGCCGGCAGAACAAGAACTTGCTGACCAGGAATTGCATGATGGAGAATTTTTGCACTTACATGATCTGATGGAGCCCATGGAAGAGAAATATGTCCATCCTGAGGTTGAGCAGCTACCAGCTAACAGTAATGTCACTGTCTCAGATGTGCCACCAAATATTAGTGCTGAAACGGCTAACTCTGTTGTTGGGCCATTGGCGCCGCTTGACCCTCTGCTACCTGATTTGAATGCTGATATTGGACAGACTGGGCCTGAGGAACCTGTTGGGCCCATCATGGCCCAGGATCTTCCCACAGTGGCAGTTCTTGAGGAGATGAACCTGGCTGTGCAGCCACTTgaagatctgcatctctcagccATCCTAAATAATCACTCTGTGGCCCTCATCTCCCACATGGTAGATCCCATGCATTTTGAGAGCTCCATGCCTCCAAAACCTAACCTTATCAATGAGGTGGTCAACTCTGATGAACTGGTTAAACCTCTAGTTGAAGCTTTTACTGTGGAAGCTGCTCAATTGGAGGCCACTCTACCTGTGCTACAAAACCAAGTTGCTCCTATTATCAGCAGGGAGGATATCAACCCAACTATGCAATCTCACCCCCCTGTTACCAATCAGCACAATGATTATTCAGCTCACATGATGCTTACTCAATCAGATCCCATGAATTATGCTGAAGGGCAAGGTGAATCCTCTTCTTCTGATGTTTCTGCCCCTCCAGgttttcctattcctatgtttaaaTCTGATCACTTGATTATCTCAGAGACAGGCCTACCCTCTCCCACTGTCCATGAGATTGCCATTGGTACTGCTGAGAAGTACCTTGGAAAGGAAGGAGCTCAAATATGGTCCAAACATTTTGCACCTACAGCTACCAGTAAGGACATCATTCAGGTACCAGTTGACTGGGTTAATTTCCTGTCTGTTACTTTCCTTTCTCCTGAGAAGTACGAATGGGCAAAACAGTTCATTACTTCCAAAGTTTGGGATATTATCTCTCAAAGCAAGAAGGAGGAGCTCTGTCTACCTTTTGCCTTGCCAAACTCATGCCCTGACAGCTCTACTCTCTCTGGTATCTTGGTAACTTCTCAGGATCAGGAGAATACACCTAGTGTGTTGTGTGGCTCACAGGATATCATGTCATCATCCACCTCTGCTATTCATCACAACAGGAAGAGGAAGGACAAGGGGCCACTGGTGGAGACAGAG GTCAATGCCCAGGAAACTACAGAAGAGAAGCTTACCACTAAGATCAAGAAACCCAAGGTTGCTGCCAAGGCAAAGGAGGGGACAAGCAAATCCAAGGAGGGGGGCAACATGTCCAAGGAAGGGACCATTAGTGCGAAGAGCGGGCAGTAA